In Trichoderma breve strain T069 chromosome 4, whole genome shotgun sequence, the following proteins share a genomic window:
- a CDS encoding carboxymuconolactone decarboxylase family domain-containing protein yields the protein MSANGSKPDHFSDEMFAIGLKNRRKVVGDAYVDTALKNGSTEFAYPNQQLVTEYCWGNIWSRPGLTFQQRSLLNIGMLIGLKSWPELAIHIRGAINNGLTELEIREAILQSSIYCGVPAGIEATKTATRVINEMVANGEHTRELSEVLPHVQ from the exons ATGTCTGCCAATGGTTCTAAGCCCGACCACTTCAGCGACGAGATGTTTGCAATTGGTCTCAAAAATCGACGAAAGGTGGTTGGCGATGCCTATGTTGACACAGCCTTAAAGAATGGCTCAACGGAATTTGCCTATCCCAACCAGCAACTCGTTACTGA GTATTGCTGGGGTAACATTTGGTCTCGCCCAGGCTTAACATTCCAGCAGCGCAGTCTTCTTA ATATCGGTATGCTGATCGGGCTAAAAAGCTGGCCAGAGCTGGCAATTCATATCCGCGGGGCCATCAACAACGGCTTGACGGAGCTTGAGATTCGTGAGGCCATTCTGCAATCCTCGATATACTGCGGGGTACCTGCTGGGATAGAGGCCACAAAGACAGCGACTCGCGTCATTAATGAGATGGTTGCGAATGGTGAACATACTAGAGAGCTGTCAGAGGTGCTTCCTCATGTGCAATGA